The following proteins are co-located in the Flectobacillus major DSM 103 genome:
- a CDS encoding UDP-N-acetylmuramoyl-L-alanyl-D-glutamate--2,6-diaminopimelate ligase produces the protein MKTVTEILQHVNTVSISGNPAIEIQHLTIDSRQVVKDTLFAALRGTQIDGHTFIEKAIELGASAILCEELPEQTHENITYIVVEDSSAALGAISSNFYNNPSAKLKLVGITGTNGKTTTVTLLFRLFRKLGYRCGLISTVQNQIDEEVIPSTHTTPDAINLNKLLAQMVAAGCTHAFMEVSSHSVVQHRITGLTFAGGIFSNITHDHLDFHKTFDNYIKAKKGFFDMLPKTAFALINIDDRRGAVMVQNTKANISTYSLETLATVKGRIISDSIYGLEMEIDNQEIHFQLIGTFNAYNLMAIYGAAILLGEDKEEVLINMSSLQTAPGRFEQLVSPTNKKVGIVDYAHTPDALENVLKTINQIKNGNQSVITIVGCGGNRDATKRPIMAKIACELSDKVILTSDNPRFEEPEEILAQMQKGVPPIDYKKTQTIVDRKEAILFAVNHLSANGDIILVAGKGHETYQEIKGIKHDFDDREILRQAFGI, from the coding sequence ATGAAAACAGTTACAGAAATCCTTCAGCATGTAAACACAGTCTCTATTTCAGGAAATCCAGCCATAGAGATTCAACACTTAACGATTGACTCTCGTCAGGTTGTGAAAGATACTCTATTTGCAGCCCTCAGAGGAACGCAAATAGATGGACATACTTTTATAGAAAAAGCTATTGAATTGGGTGCATCGGCTATTCTTTGCGAAGAACTCCCCGAACAAACCCATGAAAACATAACTTATATTGTTGTAGAAGACTCATCGGCGGCTTTAGGTGCAATTTCTTCTAATTTTTATAATAACCCTTCGGCCAAGCTGAAGCTAGTAGGTATTACAGGTACTAATGGCAAAACCACTACGGTTACATTACTGTTTCGCTTGTTTCGCAAATTAGGCTATCGTTGTGGGCTTATTTCTACCGTTCAAAACCAAATCGACGAAGAGGTTATTCCTTCTACACATACTACCCCCGATGCCATTAACCTCAACAAGCTATTGGCACAGATGGTAGCAGCAGGCTGTACGCATGCTTTCATGGAGGTAAGCTCGCACTCAGTGGTACAACACCGTATTACAGGGTTAACTTTTGCAGGGGGAATTTTCTCGAATATTACACACGACCACCTCGATTTTCATAAAACCTTCGACAACTATATCAAAGCCAAAAAAGGCTTTTTTGATATGTTGCCCAAAACAGCTTTTGCCCTTATCAATATCGACGACCGCCGTGGGGCTGTCATGGTACAAAATACCAAGGCAAATATCAGTACCTATTCGCTCGAAACCCTTGCTACGGTAAAAGGTCGTATTATTTCAGACAGTATCTATGGCCTTGAAATGGAAATCGACAACCAAGAGATTCATTTCCAACTAATTGGCACATTCAATGCCTACAACCTCATGGCTATTTATGGAGCAGCTATTTTGCTGGGCGAAGACAAAGAGGAAGTTCTCATTAATATGTCGAGCTTACAAACTGCCCCTGGGCGTTTTGAACAACTGGTATCGCCAACTAACAAAAAAGTAGGTATTGTAGATTACGCCCATACACCCGATGCCTTAGAAAACGTTTTGAAAACCATTAATCAAATTAAAAATGGTAATCAAAGTGTTATTACAATTGTAGGATGTGGGGGAAATCGTGATGCTACCAAACGCCCTATTATGGCCAAAATTGCCTGCGAACTCAGTGATAAAGTAATACTCACATCGGACAACCCACGCTTTGAAGAACCCGAAGAAATTTTGGCTCAAATGCAAAAAGGTGTTCCGCCTATCGACTACAAAAAAACCCAAACCATTGTTGACAGAAAAGAAGCTATCCTTTTCGCTGTCAATCACTTATCGGCCAATGGCGATATTATCTTGGTAGCAGGAAAAGGCCACGAAACATATCAGGAAATCAAGGGTATTAAGCACGACTTTGACGACCGAGAAATACTCAGACAAGCATTTGGGATATAA
- the mraY gene encoding phospho-N-acetylmuramoyl-pentapeptide-transferase yields the protein MLYYLFDYLDKHFNFPGAGVFQYITFRAFAATLTSLGIAAIWGKTVINMLRKLQIGEDIRDLGLEGQMQKKGTPTMGGFIILLSLLVPTLLFAKLHNVYIILLVITAVWLGGVGFLDDYIKVFRKNKEGLSGRFKIVGQVGLGLIVGLTMWFNDDIKVRTYEKAKIAANIGEIQKFTDSKALITTVPFLKNNQFDYSYLIPDAFDQYTWILYVIVVIFIITAVSNGANITDGIDGLAAGTSVIIGIALAILAYVSGNKVISQYLNIMFIPNSGELAVFCAAFVGACVGFLWYNAYPAQVFMGDTGSLMLGGIIATLAIVIRKELLIPVLCGIFLVELLSVIIQVTYFKYTKKKFGEGRRVFLMSPLHHHYQKKGYHEAKIVTRFWIICILLVVMSLVTLKLR from the coding sequence ATGCTTTATTATCTTTTTGATTATTTAGATAAACATTTCAATTTTCCGGGTGCGGGTGTATTTCAATATATCACATTTCGTGCATTTGCCGCTACGCTTACTTCGCTAGGGATAGCCGCTATTTGGGGAAAAACCGTTATTAATATGCTTCGCAAATTACAAATCGGCGAAGATATTCGTGATTTGGGGCTTGAGGGCCAAATGCAGAAAAAAGGAACACCTACAATGGGTGGATTTATTATCCTTTTATCGTTATTAGTTCCTACCCTCCTTTTTGCCAAACTTCACAATGTCTATATTATTTTGTTGGTAATTACAGCCGTTTGGTTGGGTGGAGTTGGTTTTTTAGACGACTATATCAAGGTATTTCGGAAAAATAAAGAAGGTCTTTCTGGGCGTTTCAAAATTGTAGGACAAGTTGGCCTTGGCCTAATTGTAGGGCTTACGATGTGGTTCAACGACGACATCAAAGTTCGTACTTATGAAAAAGCTAAAATTGCAGCCAATATTGGCGAAATCCAAAAATTCACCGATTCAAAAGCTCTTATCACTACTGTTCCTTTTCTCAAAAACAACCAGTTTGATTACAGCTATTTAATTCCTGATGCTTTTGACCAATACACTTGGATTTTGTACGTAATCGTGGTGATTTTTATTATCACAGCCGTTTCAAATGGAGCCAATATTACCGATGGTATCGATGGCCTTGCCGCTGGCACATCCGTAATTATTGGTATTGCCTTGGCTATTTTGGCCTATGTATCGGGTAATAAAGTTATTTCGCAATACCTCAATATTATGTTTATTCCTAATTCGGGAGAGCTGGCCGTTTTTTGTGCGGCCTTTGTGGGGGCTTGTGTGGGCTTTTTGTGGTACAATGCCTATCCTGCACAAGTATTTATGGGCGATACGGGTAGTCTGATGCTTGGGGGAATAATCGCCACTTTAGCTATTGTAATCAGAAAAGAATTATTGATTCCAGTACTGTGTGGTATCTTCTTGGTCGAGCTACTTTCTGTGATTATCCAAGTAACGTATTTTAAATATACTAAAAAGAAATTTGGCGAAGGGCGTCGGGTATTCTTGATGTCGCCATTGCACCACCACTACCAAAAAAAGGGTTATCATGAAGCCAAAATTGTGACACGTTTCTGGATTATTTGTATTCTCTTGGTAGTAATGTCGTTGGTAACTTTAAAGCTAAGGTAA
- a CDS encoding DUF4834 family protein — MMKFFIILALILFVFPRLLKWALRGFVVSQINKAQQNYQQQQQPNYQSSHKREGQIDVDFVPPKSGKSSDDFRGGEYIDYEEVKD, encoded by the coding sequence ATGATGAAGTTCTTCATAATACTAGCCTTGATTCTCTTCGTATTTCCACGATTATTGAAATGGGCACTAAGAGGCTTTGTAGTTTCTCAAATCAACAAAGCACAACAAAATTACCAACAACAGCAACAACCCAATTATCAAAGCTCTCATAAAAGAGAAGGCCAAATCGATGTTGATTTTGTACCTCCAAAATCTGGAAAATCATCCGATGATTTTAGAGGTGGCGAGTATATTGATTACGAAGAAGTAAAAGATTAA
- a CDS encoding efflux RND transporter permease subunit codes for MFTNFINRPVLSLVISIFIVILGILSMTSLPVTQYPDIAPPAVTVTTKYTGANAEVCAKAVVTPLERAINGVPGMTYMTSVSGNDGTSIIQVYFEVGTDPDVAAVNVQNRATTVLDELPEEVIKAGVVTEKEVNSMLLYINLISEDTTLDEKFIYNFADINVLAELKRINGVGFVDIMGSREYAMRVWLKPGRLDAYQISAEDVIKALKEQNVEAAPGKIGESSGRQAQSLQYVLRYTGKMTEKEQYENVVIKVTDSGEMLRLRDVADIEFGSLDYDVLSKENGKPSAAIVLKQRPGSNASQVIADIKARLEYLKETSFPPGMTYTLSYDVSRFLDASIHEVVKTLFEAFILVALVVFIFLQDVRSTLIPVLAVPVSLVGTFAFMQLFGFSINLLTLFALVLAIGIVVDDAIVVVESVHAKMEEKHLSAKLATIESITEISSAIIAITLVMSAVFIPVAFLDGPVGVFYRQFSVTMAIAIVISGINALTLTPALCALILKNPHLGEKKSTFVSRFFDAFNTKFDQLTGRYASLLRIIANRRLVTILVLVGFSVGTWGVAQILPTSFIPSEDQGTIYASVTTPVGATLERTEGVMNEIDKIAQTIPEVSSISSLSGFSMMTDGVGASFGMSTINLKGWEERKATANDIIAILIEKTKNIKGADIQFFPPPAVPGFGNASGFEMRLLDKTGTGNLQNTARVADKFIEDLKKRPEIKDVFSSFNPNFPQYLIHIDQDMAAKKGISVDNAMSNLQSLIGSFYATNFITYGQMYKVMVQSDPKFRAQPEDIMKLRIKNKKGEMVPYSIFSRIERVYGPEQLTRYNMYISAMLNGEPAAGYSTGDAINAIKEVAKTSLPRGYIYEWSGMTREEVLSGNQVVAVFSICLLFVYLLLSAQYESFVLPLAVIVSLPMGIFGSLFFLYIFGLENNIYAQVAMVMLIGLLGKNAILIVEFAIHEQQQGKSILRAAVGGAVARFRPILMTSFAFIAGLIPLMSASGAGAIGNRTIGTAAAGGMLFGTVFGIIIIPGLYVIFASLTKKKKKTNKTLEEAYV; via the coding sequence ATGTTTACTAACTTCATAAATCGACCTGTGCTATCATTGGTTATCTCCATTTTCATTGTGATTTTGGGGATATTATCCATGACTAGCCTTCCAGTAACGCAATACCCCGATATTGCACCTCCAGCAGTAACCGTAACTACCAAATACACAGGTGCCAATGCCGAAGTATGTGCCAAAGCCGTAGTGACTCCTCTTGAACGAGCCATCAACGGTGTACCCGGTATGACCTATATGACTTCGGTGTCGGGCAACGACGGTACGAGTATTATTCAAGTATATTTTGAGGTAGGAACCGACCCCGACGTAGCTGCCGTAAACGTACAAAACCGTGCTACTACCGTACTCGACGAGCTTCCAGAAGAAGTAATCAAAGCTGGGGTAGTTACCGAAAAAGAGGTAAATAGTATGCTTTTGTATATCAACCTTATCAGTGAAGATACTACCCTCGACGAAAAGTTTATCTATAACTTTGCCGACATTAATGTCCTTGCCGAACTCAAAAGGATTAATGGTGTAGGTTTTGTTGATATTATGGGTTCTAGAGAATACGCTATGCGTGTTTGGCTAAAACCAGGGCGTTTGGATGCCTACCAGATTTCGGCAGAAGATGTCATAAAAGCCCTTAAAGAACAAAACGTAGAAGCCGCCCCCGGTAAAATAGGCGAAAGTTCGGGTCGTCAGGCTCAGTCGTTACAATATGTATTGCGTTATACAGGTAAAATGACCGAAAAAGAGCAATATGAAAACGTAGTTATTAAAGTAACTGACAGTGGCGAAATGTTGCGACTCAGAGACGTTGCCGATATAGAATTTGGCTCGCTCGACTACGATGTACTTTCTAAAGAAAATGGAAAACCTTCGGCGGCTATTGTACTCAAACAACGCCCAGGCTCAAATGCCAGTCAGGTTATTGCCGATATTAAAGCCCGTTTGGAATACCTCAAAGAAACATCGTTTCCTCCAGGCATGACCTATACGCTCAGTTATGACGTATCTCGTTTTCTTGATGCCTCTATTCATGAAGTAGTCAAAACTCTTTTTGAAGCCTTTATTTTGGTGGCATTGGTGGTATTTATTTTCTTGCAGGATGTTCGCTCTACGCTAATTCCGGTACTGGCTGTGCCTGTGTCGTTGGTCGGTACATTTGCCTTTATGCAACTGTTTGGCTTTTCTATCAATCTACTTACCCTGTTTGCCTTGGTACTAGCCATTGGTATTGTGGTCGACGATGCCATTGTCGTAGTAGAATCGGTACATGCCAAAATGGAAGAAAAACACCTAAGTGCTAAACTAGCCACGATTGAGTCTATTACCGAAATCAGTAGTGCAATTATTGCTATTACCTTGGTAATGTCGGCGGTATTTATTCCTGTGGCTTTCTTGGATGGCCCTGTTGGGGTGTTCTATCGACAGTTTTCGGTAACAATGGCCATTGCTATTGTCATATCGGGTATCAATGCCCTTACACTTACGCCAGCCTTATGTGCCTTGATTTTGAAAAACCCTCATCTTGGCGAAAAGAAATCCACTTTTGTAAGTCGTTTTTTTGATGCTTTCAATACCAAATTTGACCAACTCACAGGCCGATACGCAAGCTTACTTCGTATTATTGCCAATCGTCGTTTAGTTACAATCTTGGTATTGGTGGGCTTTAGTGTTGGTACTTGGGGGGTTGCTCAGATTTTGCCTACCAGTTTTATTCCTAGCGAAGACCAAGGTACAATCTATGCCAGTGTTACTACACCTGTAGGGGCTACCCTCGAAAGAACCGAGGGTGTTATGAACGAGATTGATAAAATTGCACAGACTATCCCTGAAGTATCTTCTATTTCGAGCTTATCGGGCTTTAGTATGATGACCGATGGCGTTGGGGCTTCGTTTGGGATGAGTACTATCAACCTCAAAGGCTGGGAAGAACGTAAGGCTACAGCCAACGATATTATTGCTATTCTTATCGAAAAAACCAAAAATATCAAAGGAGCAGACATTCAGTTTTTCCCTCCTCCTGCCGTACCGGGTTTTGGTAATGCCAGTGGTTTTGAGATGCGTTTGTTAGATAAAACAGGAACAGGTAACCTCCAAAATACCGCCCGTGTTGCCGACAAGTTTATTGAAGACTTAAAAAAACGCCCTGAAATCAAGGATGTGTTTTCAAGTTTCAACCCCAATTTCCCACAATATTTGATTCATATCGACCAAGATATGGCTGCTAAAAAAGGGATTTCGGTCGACAACGCCATGAGTAATTTACAGTCTTTGATTGGTAGTTTTTATGCAACCAACTTTATTACTTATGGTCAAATGTACAAAGTAATGGTGCAGTCTGACCCTAAATTTAGGGCTCAGCCAGAAGATATCATGAAGCTGCGTATCAAAAACAAAAAAGGAGAAATGGTACCCTATTCTATTTTTAGTAGAATAGAAAGAGTATACGGCCCCGAACAGCTTACTCGTTACAACATGTATATTTCGGCCATGCTCAACGGCGAGCCTGCCGCTGGCTACAGTACTGGCGACGCTATCAATGCGATTAAAGAGGTAGCCAAAACAAGCCTTCCTCGTGGCTATATTTACGAGTGGTCGGGTATGACCCGTGAAGAAGTATTGTCGGGCAATCAGGTTGTAGCTGTATTTTCAATTTGTTTATTATTTGTTTATTTATTGTTATCGGCACAATACGAAAGCTTTGTTTTGCCGTTGGCCGTTATTGTATCGCTTCCAATGGGTATTTTCGGCTCGTTGTTTTTCTTGTATATTTTTGGTCTTGAAAACAATATCTATGCCCAAGTTGCTATGGTTATGTTGATTGGGCTTTTAGGCAAAAATGCTATCCTGATTGTCGAATTTGCTATTCACGAGCAACAACAAGGCAAAAGTATTTTGCGTGCCGCTGTAGGCGGTGCTGTAGCCCGTTTCAGACCTATCCTAATGACTTCATTTGCCTTTATTGCGGGGCTTATTCCGCTCATGTCGGCATCTGGAGCTGGAGCTATCGGTAACAGAACCATTGGTACTGCCGCCGCTGGAGGTATGCTATTCGGAACAGTTTTTGGGATTATTATTATTCCTGGACTCTACGTAATTTTTGCAAGCCTTACCAAAAAGAAGAAGAAAACCAATAAAACCTTAGAAGAAGCTTATGTTTAA
- a CDS encoding efflux RND transporter periplasmic adaptor subunit, protein MKKLVLAAVVCSFLASCSQKDEKADIVVENYTVTSPVVVDTFLHTDYVAEINAVQNVEIRARLKGYLEKIYIDEGKYVQQGQVLFSINNPELKEEVVKAKAIVRSMLTELKAAELDLNNVKKLVDKNVVSKTELELAQNKVELASAKVEEAQANESFAKIKLTYTQIKAPFSGLVNRIPNKPGSLIEDGTLLTTISKNDEVFAYFDVSEKEYLDYADNLKTQKTASPQVTLLLANGEEHDFKGRIETSEGEIDQSTGNIAFRARFANPEKILKHGASGKVRLLQRYRNAMLIPQKATFEIQDRIYVYVIDNKNKVKSRAIKTTKRLPHFYIVDSGLSIDDRIIYDGIQNVKEGMLVNPQFLTMSKIAKELSKNDSIK, encoded by the coding sequence ATGAAAAAATTAGTGTTAGCAGCAGTAGTATGCTCTTTTTTGGCATCCTGCAGTCAAAAGGACGAAAAAGCAGACATTGTAGTCGAGAACTACACGGTAACATCGCCTGTCGTAGTAGATACCTTTCTGCACACCGACTACGTAGCCGAAATTAACGCCGTTCAGAACGTAGAAATCAGAGCCCGATTGAAAGGATATTTAGAAAAAATATACATCGACGAGGGTAAATACGTACAACAAGGACAAGTACTATTTAGTATCAATAACCCCGAACTCAAGGAAGAAGTAGTAAAAGCCAAAGCGATTGTAAGGAGTATGCTTACCGAGCTAAAAGCCGCCGAGCTAGACCTCAACAATGTAAAGAAATTGGTAGATAAAAATGTGGTTTCTAAAACAGAACTAGAACTAGCCCAAAACAAAGTAGAATTGGCTAGTGCCAAAGTTGAAGAAGCTCAAGCCAACGAATCTTTTGCCAAAATCAAACTTACTTATACCCAAATCAAAGCCCCTTTTAGCGGGCTCGTCAATCGGATTCCTAATAAACCTGGGAGTTTGATTGAGGATGGTACGTTGCTAACTACCATTTCCAAAAACGATGAGGTATTTGCTTATTTTGATGTTTCGGAAAAAGAATATCTTGATTATGCCGACAACCTAAAAACCCAAAAAACAGCAAGCCCCCAAGTAACCCTATTGTTGGCCAATGGCGAAGAACACGACTTTAAAGGACGTATCGAAACCAGCGAAGGAGAAATAGACCAAAGCACGGGTAATATTGCCTTTCGTGCCCGCTTTGCCAACCCCGAAAAAATCTTGAAACATGGTGCTAGTGGTAAAGTACGCTTATTGCAACGCTACAGAAATGCCATGCTGATTCCTCAAAAAGCTACTTTCGAGATTCAAGACAGAATATATGTTTATGTAATTGATAATAAAAACAAGGTGAAGTCAAGAGCCATCAAGACTACCAAGCGTTTGCCTCACTTCTATATAGTTGATTCGGGTTTAAGCATAGACGACCGCATTATTTATGACGGTATCCAAAATGTGAAAGAAGGAATGTTGGTTAATCCACAATTCCTTACCATGAGCAAAATTGCAAAAGAACTTTCGAAAAACGACTCTATTAAATAG
- a CDS encoding TolC family protein produces the protein MFKYKGISLLIFTVFMAGCKIKQEIPQNKPLLAMANKYTALSDSAQVTLPSIQTFFADSTLISLIDTALHNNFDMQITLQRIEMARAGVRFAKGLGLPELSANVAAGGRKFGKYTVDGVGNYDTQFSTNIDDKQQIPSPFIPDYLVGVQSAWEVDLWGKLKSQKKAALSRFLSAGFGRNLVETALIAEVANAYFELLVLDNELMFLEENIKLQQSSLDMVRILKQAGEANQLGVELLKAQLLSSSALKIEVNQQIILNESKINFLLGRYPQPIKRPVFAWENVIPPTLSAGIPSALLQNRPDIKQAELELLASNADLYTAKAAFYPSLNITGTLGLQAFKALLLVNPASAAYGITGGLVAPLANRRQLAAGLMSAKAEQQIAYTNYQKSIVNGFTEVYNYMNLIRTNAEIYKLKSEEVASLRNSIGISSELFKSGRATYLEVITAQKNALQAQIELINIKKQQYSVAIGLYKSLGGGWKNN, from the coding sequence ATGTTTAAATATAAAGGTATATCTCTTTTAATCTTCACCGTCTTTATGGCTGGATGTAAGATAAAACAGGAAATTCCACAGAATAAACCTTTATTGGCAATGGCCAATAAATACACTGCTCTGTCAGACTCAGCACAGGTAACATTACCATCTATCCAAACTTTTTTTGCTGACTCTACTTTGATTAGCTTGATTGACACGGCACTTCACAACAATTTTGATATGCAAATAACCTTGCAAAGAATTGAAATGGCTCGTGCTGGCGTAAGGTTTGCTAAGGGGCTTGGCTTGCCCGAACTTTCGGCCAATGTAGCCGCTGGTGGGCGTAAGTTTGGAAAATATACTGTTGATGGTGTTGGCAATTATGATACTCAATTTTCTACCAATATCGACGACAAACAACAAATTCCATCGCCATTTATTCCTGACTACCTCGTTGGTGTACAATCGGCTTGGGAAGTCGATTTGTGGGGTAAACTAAAAAGTCAGAAAAAGGCTGCTTTATCACGATTTCTGAGTGCGGGTTTTGGGAGAAATCTGGTAGAAACAGCCCTTATTGCAGAAGTTGCCAATGCTTATTTTGAATTGTTGGTATTAGACAATGAATTGATGTTTCTTGAAGAAAATATCAAGCTACAACAATCATCGCTCGACATGGTGCGTATTCTAAAACAAGCTGGTGAAGCCAACCAGTTGGGCGTTGAGTTACTCAAAGCTCAGTTGCTTAGCTCGTCGGCACTCAAGATAGAGGTAAATCAGCAAATCATTTTGAATGAAAGTAAAATCAATTTCTTGCTTGGACGTTATCCTCAGCCTATCAAGCGGCCTGTTTTTGCTTGGGAAAATGTAATTCCGCCAACTTTATCGGCAGGAATACCATCGGCTTTACTCCAAAACCGCCCCGATATTAAGCAAGCAGAGCTTGAGCTTTTGGCCAGTAATGCCGACTTATATACAGCCAAAGCGGCTTTTTACCCTTCGCTCAATATTACGGGAACACTAGGCTTGCAGGCATTCAAAGCATTATTGCTGGTCAACCCTGCTTCGGCAGCTTATGGTATAACGGGTGGCTTGGTAGCTCCTTTGGCCAACCGCCGTCAACTCGCCGCAGGACTTATGAGTGCCAAAGCCGAACAACAAATTGCTTATACCAATTACCAAAAATCTATAGTGAACGGTTTTACAGAAGTGTATAATTACATGAACCTTATTCGTACTAATGCCGAAATTTATAAGCTCAAATCGGAAGAAGTAGCATCGCTTCGCAATTCAATCGGTATTTCATCTGAACTATTCAAATCGGGGCGAGCTACCTATTTGGAAGTAATTACGGCTCAGAAAAATGCTCTACAAGCACAAATTGAGCTTATTAATATTAAAAAACAACAATATTCAGTAGCAATTGGCCTTTATAAGTCGTTGGGGGGCGGCTGGAAAAATAACTAA
- a CDS encoding penicillin-binding protein, with protein sequence MNIKKDIVIRIRIMFLFMLLFAVSIIGKIFYLQNIEGEKWREKANMSYVKERTIEAVRGNIYSDDGSLLATSLPKYKLGFDPLVSIRNKKNRKIYDEGIDSLCHLLANFYKDRTYKEYYAEIDLARRKKITYIVLNDKLIDFQVVKKMRQWPVFRYGKFKGGVVFEKVNVRYNPFGKMGARTIGYKKDKDKVGIENSFDTQLAGTPGRGIFEKIVGGSWRPVEGGEQSIPVQGLDVHTTLNVNIQDVAETSLMHALRKYRADKGCVIVMEVATGEIKAMTNLTRVGRDTAVYAETYNHAVLGRTDPGSVFKLPSMIAIMEESGLENTEKVATGDGTIKIGKLQTEDSKKGGHGTISAEEVFAVSSNVGVMRLMQKYFGEAKQKKYYEYLQKFHLNEPLNFQLRPDMPPIINLPKRGDKSAMYWNSIGYGELMTPLQMLTFYNAVANNGKWIQPIIVKNTKIADEVVEDYHMNQIKFEDPICSEKTLEKVRKMLESVVEHGTAKNIKNPLYKIAGKTGTSQKLIDGKYREGMYYTSFIGFFPADAPKYSIAVMIDNPRGVLREALYASDACAPVFKEIADKIYACDIQMHKLLIAEEGHKTNYATRKIIAHSSDINTINKELNISKVPQTEGWTMVKTDDSNRMEFETKFNKKNKIPDTQGMSLKDALFVLENKGIRVNFKGVGKVVSQSIPPGTIFSKNRTIELTLK encoded by the coding sequence ATGAATATCAAAAAAGACATAGTAATACGTATTCGTATTATGTTTTTATTTATGTTACTTTTTGCCGTAAGTATTATCGGAAAAATATTCTATTTACAGAATATTGAGGGTGAAAAATGGCGAGAAAAAGCAAATATGTCTTATGTAAAAGAACGTACTATCGAGGCAGTACGAGGTAATATCTATTCGGACGATGGTAGCTTGTTAGCTACTTCACTTCCAAAATACAAACTAGGTTTTGACCCTTTGGTAAGTATCCGAAACAAAAAGAATCGTAAAATTTATGATGAAGGTATCGACTCGCTCTGTCATTTGTTAGCTAATTTTTATAAAGACCGCACCTATAAAGAATATTATGCCGAAATAGACTTAGCTCGTCGCAAAAAAATCACTTATATCGTACTCAACGACAAACTGATTGATTTTCAGGTGGTAAAAAAAATGCGGCAATGGCCCGTTTTTCGTTACGGAAAATTTAAGGGTGGTGTTGTTTTTGAGAAAGTAAATGTGCGTTATAACCCATTTGGCAAAATGGGTGCAAGAACCATCGGTTATAAAAAAGATAAAGACAAAGTAGGTATCGAAAACAGCTTTGATACCCAATTGGCTGGCACACCAGGCAGAGGTATTTTTGAAAAAATCGTAGGTGGAAGCTGGCGACCTGTAGAAGGAGGCGAACAGAGTATTCCTGTACAGGGGCTAGATGTACATACAACCCTCAACGTAAATATCCAAGACGTTGCCGAAACCTCGCTGATGCATGCCCTTAGAAAGTACCGTGCCGACAAAGGTTGTGTAATAGTAATGGAAGTAGCCACTGGCGAAATAAAAGCCATGACCAACCTAACACGTGTAGGCCGCGATACAGCTGTATATGCCGAAACCTATAACCATGCCGTATTAGGCCGTACCGACCCCGGCTCGGTATTTAAACTGCCCTCGATGATTGCTATTATGGAAGAATCGGGGCTTGAAAATACCGAAAAAGTAGCCACTGGCGATGGTACAATCAAAATTGGAAAGCTACAAACTGAAGATTCCAAAAAGGGAGGACACGGCACGATTTCGGCCGAAGAAGTTTTTGCGGTATCTTCAAATGTAGGCGTTATGCGGCTGATGCAAAAGTATTTTGGCGAAGCCAAACAAAAGAAATACTATGAGTATCTCCAAAAGTTCCACCTCAACGAACCGCTCAATTTCCAATTACGGCCAGATATGCCTCCAATTATCAACTTGCCCAAACGAGGCGATAAGTCGGCTATGTACTGGAATTCTATTGGCTATGGCGAGCTAATGACTCCGCTACAAATGCTTACTTTTTATAATGCTGTGGCCAACAATGGCAAATGGATTCAGCCTATTATTGTAAAAAATACCAAAATAGCTGACGAAGTTGTAGAGGACTACCACATGAATCAAATAAAATTTGAAGACCCTATTTGCTCAGAAAAAACCCTAGAGAAAGTTCGAAAAATGCTTGAAAGTGTTGTTGAACATGGTACAGCCAAAAATATCAAAAATCCTTTGTACAAAATTGCAGGCAAAACGGGTACTTCTCAAAAGCTTATTGACGGAAAATACCGTGAAGGGATGTATTATACCTCTTTTATTGGCTTTTTCCCTGCCGATGCCCCCAAATACAGTATTGCTGTAATGATAGACAACCCAAGGGGGGTATTGCGTGAAGCCCTTTATGCCAGCGATGCCTGTGCTCCTGTTTTTAAAGAAATAGCCGACAAAATTTATGCCTGCGATATTCAGATGCACAAATTACTTATTGCCGAAGAAGGACACAAAACCAACTATGCAACTCGTAAGATTATTGCTCACTCATCTGATATTAATACCATTAATAAAGAACTCAATATCAGCAAAGTGCCTCAAACAGAAGGCTGGACAATGGTAAAAACTGACGACTCGAACCGTATGGAGTTTGAAACTAAATTCAATAAAAAGAATAAAATTCCTGATACCCAAGGAATGTCGCTCAAAGATGCCCTATTTGTCCTCGAAAACAAAGGTATCCGTGTCAACTTTAAAGGTGTAGGCAAGGTTGTAAGCCAAAGTATTCCGCCTGGTACGATTTTCTCGAAAAACAGAACTATTGAGCTTACCCTCAAATAA